The following nucleotide sequence is from Corylus avellana chromosome ca7, CavTom2PMs-1.0.
CAAGTCACCAACCACTTGGCATTTACCACAAATTAACGTGACTtaacatcaatttataaaaaaaatttaattaaaactgTAATATCCTTATCCGCAATAGAGTGGACATCTATCTTCCCATATCTGCATTTCACATGCATTAGTGGTTGAGGAACTATACATGACAACAACATAAAACTAATTACCTGCTTTTTGGTAACCAACCAAATGCAATGTGGCATAATATATTGAGCAAAGCCGCCAAAGTTGTTTTCCATGCCTGTGATTGATGTGATTTCACCCAAACTCTACTGCCCATGTGAGAATGGTCCGTGCTCTGCTCCTTAATCAAAACTTATGTGGCTTCAGTTGATGTCGTTTTCTTTTACATAATTAAGGTAGTTTTGACATTATCAAACTGTTTATGTCGTGAGAAGCACTAATTATGAAAAATCAGAGAGTTTATtggtggattttttttatttaaaaaaaaaaaaaaaaacacagaataATAATATTGAAGTTGAAGGATTAAAAAGGGATAAAATGAACTTCTAGATAACGTTGCCTATAAGATGCCATCTTGGTCCTTGAATCATCACAAAATGGCAAAGCCCACAAAGCTATACAGCTTATGCTCTGTGCTAATGGCTTTCCTCTTCGCTTTTTCGGCGTCTGTTCAGTTGGATGATCCCGGTACTTCAATCTgtgttctattttcttttttgtcaatgACGACTGGCTCTCAATGTCTTTTCTCTTATTCTCCTTGTCGGTTGGTGTAAATTGGTATTTTTGGTTTCCTCTCTATGCATGCGCGTGTGTGGTTAATATGGTGAACTGGGTCGTCTCCTGCAGTAGCAGAACCCAAATCAGGAATATCGCTAGGATGTTATTGCTGCTTGGAATACTTTTGTTCATCAAGGTCGTCATAGAAGATTTTGTGAATGGAACAGCTGGGTTCTGGTCGCTGGATTTGAGTAAGAGAGTGGTTAGAGAGAAAACTGGAAGTGGGTTGGTTgtcatttccttgattttgcAGTTGGAAGCATCATTAGTCCCACAAGCCCCCATGCGAAAAAGGAAGGAATTTGCAAAACTTGTTGGATATAGTGAGACTAATTtcttactctcttttttttttttttttttttggaaatttacctgaatttcaaaatttgaacaagaTTATTTCAGTTGTTTTGTTAACGTGTTATGATTGGTAAAATCTGATCACAGGGATGGCAATCTTGGTGGGCTTCGGCTACGGACTCCCCTTTGTCTTCTTTGTTGTCCAAAAAGGAGAACCGAAGTTCTGATCAATTTTGCTTCATAAATAAAAGTCAAAGTGTAACCTGactaagaaaaaagaagaagtgtaACCTACAGTTGCCTTTCATGTAAACCATGGAGTGcgacaaaaataatattgtcaTCTTCTATATGAGT
It contains:
- the LOC132186478 gene encoding uncharacterized protein LOC132186478; this translates as MAKPTKLYSLCSVLMAFLFAFSASVQLDDPDWYFWFPLYACACVVNMVNWVVSCSSRTQIRNIARMLLLLGILLFIKVVIEDFVNGTAGFWSLDLSKRVVREKTGSGLVVISLILQLEASLVPQAPMRKRKEFAKLVGYRMAILVGFGYGLPFVFFVVQKGEPKF